Within the Megalopta genalis isolate 19385.01 chromosome 11, iyMegGena1_principal, whole genome shotgun sequence genome, the region CGGGACTTTGTGTCAGGAGGTGCAGCATCTGGCGTGTCTGCAGCATTTGGAGCACCAATTGGTAAATTATAACAAGCAATAGTATATAGGAAACAAATTCTaattgttaaaaaataatttagggGGAGTATTGTTTAGCATCGAAGAAGGGACTAGTTTTTTTAATCAAAGCCTCACATGGAGAACGTTTTTTGCTAGTATGATTACAACATTCACCTTAAATATTGTGCTGAGTACATATCATGGACGGCCTGGTGATCTTTCTTATCCCGGTTTACTAAACCTTGGGAAATTCGAAACAATACCTTATAAAATTTACGAAATTCCTCTGTTTATGATCATGGGAACAATAGGTGGAATGCTGGGCGCTTTGTGGAACCACATAAACTATAAAATTACTTGTTTCCGTCTGAGATACATAAAGAGAAAATCGTTAAAAGTAGTAGAAGCGCTTTTAATCGGTGTTCTGAGCGCAACAATGGGATTTGTAATGATTTATTTTCTAAACGATTGTAAACCATTGGGTCAAGATCCTACTAAATTTCCTATTCAAATGTTTTGCCGTGAAGGCGAATATAATGCGGTTGCAGCTTTATGGTTTCAAACACCGGAAAGTAGCGTACGATCGTTATTCCATGATCCCAAAGGTATGTTACTATGCTAATGTGTGGACTTGGACTAATGGTAAACTTTACACCTAATCAGTCATCTACTTTTAGGTTCCCACAATGATATAACACTAgcgatttttattatactttactTCATCCTGGCCGTATTTACTTTTGGTCTCTCTATGTCCAGTGGACTATTCATCCCATCCCTCCTTATAGGCTCTGCATGGGGTAGATTAATTGGATCAGGTCTTTCGAAGCTTTTTCCTAACAGTGTAAGATAGCATTGTAAATAATACAGTCGAAAATAAGCTCCCCTTTTTCTCAACTAGTTTCCCACTGATTTGTTCTCTAAAATaggataatataaaatattatgcaTTGTTACAGGTTGCGTTAATTCCTGGAAAATATGCTTTATTAGGAGCAGCTGCACAGTTAGGTGGAGTAGTCAGAATGACGATCAGTTTAACTGCTATACTTATAGAGGCCACTCAAGGAATATCGTTTGGTTTACCCGTTATAATAGTTCTAATCATGGCTAAATGGGTCGGAGACTTTTTCAATGAGGCATGTAAATCTATTAATCTTTATCATTTATCCATGGAAAATGTGGATACAACTGTAGATTAATATAAAGATTTCTACTATTTATTTTTTAGGGAATCTATGAGATTCATACACAAATGGCTGGAGTACCTATTTTGCCATGGGAAGCTCCGCCCTTGTCAAACAATATatatgctagcgaaataatgaGCCACCCTGTAGTAACACTGAAAACTGTAGAGAACGTCGGGCATATAGTCGAATTACTTAAATGTGTAACATTTAATGGATTTCCTGTAGTCGATCCTCCTAGCAGCGATGAGGTTACTATTACCCATTACATCATTATATACTAAGAATTATTAAATTtcctttaaattaattttttgatATCTTTTATTTCAGACTGAAATACGTTCCTATGGACGATTTCGAGGTCTAATTTTACGTTCTCAgttgatagtattattgaagcATAAAGTTTTCAATGAAGATTcagagtatttgaagaaatattataacattaaatTATTCAGAAAAGAATATCCTAGATACCCGACAATCGAAAAAATTTCTATAACTGACGAAGAAAAAACTTACACAATAGACCTGAGACCTTTTATAAATCCTGCCCCTTACACGCTACAACATGTTAGTAATTTGTTGTCTACTTCATTtctaatttaaattatttcaaCTATTTATACTAATTTACTTTTCAGTCTGCAACATTACCACGAGCATTTAGACTTTTCAGAGCTTTAGGTCTTCGTCATTTACCGGTCATAAATGATACAAACGAGGTAATAACGATTGTATTTATTGACATAATCTGTCTACAAACTTGTTAATCATCTTTTTTTTTAGGTAGTTGGAATTGTTACACGAAAAGATGTTGCTAGATTTAGGATATGGAAACATAGAGGAAGAATGGGATTAGATGAACTTTTAATAACGAACAaactttaattaaaatttttttacaaacataatttactatttaatttctaaaaaaatatttatttatatattatatacaaagtatatatatatatatgttatgcTTTTGTATAAAGTCAAAAGAGATTTTTAAACCGCAAAGAAGCTCAAAATATATCAAAGAAAATTCATTTTGAAGTATTTAAAGtaaggaaaaaagaaaaaacaaagatCGCAGACAAAGAATTtagtattaattatttacaaataattGCCAACCCAACCATGACCATAGTTTGAAGAAAAGGTATATAGGAAGAAGCACTAACACTAACagaaaataatattcatacaATGATATATACATGTTTATCTATTTAATTTTCAGAACTGGTACCCTCTGTCTTAAACACCTCTAGTATAGGGTGCAAAAAAATAATGCAACACTTTTACGTACAACCTGGAACATGAaagaatattttattgtaaactACGTGATACATTTATCGATACCTGTTTCTTATGTATGcatttattaagaaaataaaaagaaattttatcAATATTTTGTTTCTAACATTTATTTTCACAATTTGGACATACATCGAATAATATTCGGTCCCGTGAAATCAACAtagatttaaatataaaattttatacatcTCAACAAGTTAATATTTCTGTAGTTACTGACTAAGCATTAGAAATATACATTttcgtaaaattatttattaaagatTTGTTCATAAGTACGAattcaataattaataaataacattACAATATTGAACGTTCGGAAAACCGAATTCCCGCGAAAACGGCGTCATCGACTAAAAACACCGATAGAAGAAATGTCGTCAATTAACTGCAGCTCCCTATTTTGGGAGCGCATCACCTTGAGACAGTAATATATACAAGGAAGAAGGCAGCTAATTTTAATTCCCGATTAACCGAGACTTCAAAATTTTTTGTGAAACTGCATTAGTGGAAAGGGATACACATTAAAGTGTTTCGCGCGCAAATACGATGATCTTTCTGTTTCCTTCGGGGTTTGTGATAACAAGTATTCAACAGTAACAACAcagtaaaaaatattgtcagCATGTAACACGAATGCAAAATAGATTATCaaagtcaaatattttccattaaaACGCACGTGATTCGAAAGTTCAACGGCATTGTCTAAAAAGGTCTGTCATTCTTGTGATTGGTTTTTGAATCGAGCAAACATTGCGCACGCGTGCGCACCAGAGAAATAGAGGgtgattcaaataatttttttgtGCAACACATTTTATTAAACAAAATGAATGATTGTAAGTGGAGTCCAAGAAATAATACCTTGAAAAGTAGAAGGAATTCAAGCAAAGAGAAAGGGAAGACAATGCATAGACTTGTAATAAAACCTCATGAAACCAAAGAGGAAGCTATAACTCGCAGATTTCATGATGCGCAAAGAATGGCAAGATTTAGGGCTAGAAGAAAAAAGGCTTTGGAGGAGGCAAGAGCACTCGAGGCATTAAAATTTAATGAGCTTTCACTGATTACAGAACTGAAAAAAAGAAACatgatatttgaaactaataagTCTATTGTCCATGTAACAAATATTGAAAATGTTCAAACATTCTTGCCTACACAAAAATCATCCACTATTGTACATATTACTTGTGGACAAAGTAGATACTCTCAATTATTAGAAGTTATCGAGGAACTGGGAAAAGATATTAAACTATCGTATGCTGGTAGTAAAACCTCAGCAGAAAGACTAAAAGCAGGCATTACGCAAGCAAAAATATTAATCAAAGAGTGCTTATTGGAGACAGAAACAAGTTCGTGGCAgtaatttatctacaaatcggTAGATTCCTTACGCATCCCATCTAAGATACAAATGATACAACTCTTAAAACTACTGTAACatagaaaaatatagaaattctCCAGAAATATTATTCTCTAAATGAATAAAGAACAGACATCATATTTTAAAGCTTTGTTTGAATATATCTTAAAGTTAGGTTAACATCTGAATAGAACATGAGTGCAAACCATAAAAACAGTAACAATAAAAAAAGTTCAttgacataataataataatgctccATACAAAAACGAGTTAAAATTTCAGGATCGTTTAAAAAATCGTCTACACATCCGAATGACAATTTGAATTTAATAAACTAATCGGTTTGCAAACAAtttctgtatatataatatttttcgaTTACCTTGAAGACACTAATGGGTCCCGAACATATGAGTTCGAAAAAATGTTGCAACTTGGAGGCAAAGCATCAtgtaaagtaataataaatataataaattataaattattctgaATTTGATTGCGCCAAAGTATTTTCGTAACTCGATAATCCTTCAAAAAAGCGAATCCCCTTAGCGAGTTCATGAATAAGTTTCGTCTTTTCGTCTGGAAGAACGATAGATAGACAATCCATCAATAATTTTCCATTCCTTTAAGAAACAATACTTTGTTTAAAACATTATGGGATTAGGATACTATTAAAAACCAAATAGAGTAGGCAGATTTTATAACTgaaattataaacaaaattaaatacaCACTCAATTCTCGAAATAATAAGATTAAGATTAAGAGAACTGGAGAAATCCTGTATATTTTGAAGACAATATGTATTTTCAGGTGTATGTATACGCTTCTAGTACTGTATTTCAGATTATTTATATAATCTTGTATTAAAAGTTCGAATTTTGAACTAGCATTCGAGGAGAACAGAAATTCTTGAAATTTTGTTGATTTTTCCAGTATCCTAACCCGTTAAGAAAATTTACCATGCAGCGAATATTTCCAGGGAAACATCGTATTATGGTAAGAAAGAAAGTCTAGGATCACCATCAGCGAAGAAGAGGATAAGGCGGCTGAACATTCCGAGAGTGTTCACGACTGTTTGACAATGTCGTCGTGTATTTTAAGACGTGGTCGGCTCGGTCAATTGTTTTGCGGTCTCTTGGGTCGTACACCTGTCCGTCGTGAAGTTGCAGACGGGAGTAGGAAGGGGTTATGGTCAATAAACGCAACCACGTCACACGCAGCCTATCGGCGACCCCGCTTGGCCCCTTAAAGTGGCTCCGAACGAAAATCTTACATGTCGGCCGATATTGCTTTTGTGCGTTTGTCTGCAGTATATCTTGAGAAAAACTGGACTGATTTTGATAGGAACGGCATCAACAGGCCCGTGTCACCTCAAGGAAGATGCGAATGTAAAATGAATTCGGCCTACGGCGCGGTTTAGCTTCGCGGCGGGTTAATCGTCCGTTTCAGTGAACTGACCGAATTGCGTCCGCCATTGTTGTGATTGGTGAACGTTCCAGAGAAGACGGCGTTCTTAGATTGGCGCGCATGCGCCCGACGTCCTACTTGACGACGCTCTTCTTTCGAATTTTGGGAGACACGCACACACAAAGGAACGTGACACAGGTAGCCGCATCTACATGCACACACATTAGCGCGAGCGCGCACGCACCTACACATGTACATGCATTTCGAAAACAGTGTTCGTTGCTTGATTTTTGCGCACGTGccatacaatttttttttcgaCCTCGTTGCCCGCGTCTTTTTCGACattgaaaatttaattattatttactattttttaaCTTACAGTGACGATGAAAGTGATTAACGGAATATTTCTGAGACGATCGTTCAGTTGATGTTCTGCTATTCCCTTAAAAATAAAGTAATTTTTCGGTTATTGTTGTCAGTAATCTTGTTCGATCAGCGTTTCTGTTTGATGACAATTAAGGAGCCGTTAGACTTCATAGAATTTataaccaatcattagatttttgaGTATGTACGCGAATATACATACAATTTAAAGAAGCTTACGAAGGAGTAATTAAAgaatatttacattataatatttctTTCCTATGTTACAGATAATGTGATGCagagaaaataatgtaaacatCATCAAGTACATAAAAGTATACGTATGAACATTTAGTCAATATCAAAGAATAAGAACAAGAGAAACTCAACTGCATACCAAAACGTATgcataaaatatattttgtgGATAGTTTGATATTTAAATCTTACAAAAATGACAGTCTACATAGATGATTGCATCTATGCCATGCATAATTATATGTTATGCCTAAGGTTAAAAAGAAATCTTACCTTAAGAAGATAAGGGAAATGCGTGAATATAGACGAGAAAAGCTAAGGTCAGAGACAATAGAGGAACGTGCTATTAGATTGTATACTGCTGCTGAAAGAATGAAGAACGCTAGAGCAAAAGAAACAGAGGAGCAAGCAGCAATAAGAAGAATGCAGGAGGCTCAACGTATGGCTAGGCATCGTGCTAAAAAGAAGCGTTGTTTGGATGAAAATTTAGCAAGAGAAATATCTAAAATTGCTGAACTTTCCAAAATGCCTGATGCAGCGACTATAGCACAAATGTCGGAGATGAATATGAACAAAATTTCTGCAGAGCTCAAACAGATGATGGAAAGGGGGAAAGTACCAGAACATATAGTTCAAATGGCTCAACTTGCTGAGTTTAGCAAAATGactgaattaaataaaatgtctCAGGATATGGCAAAAAGATATGAAATGGAAAAGATGGCGGAATATGCCAAGACAACAGAATACATGAAGATGCAAGAAATTGCAAAAATGTCTGAAATCGCTAAGATGAACGAAATGGTGAAGCTCTCA harbors:
- the ClC-b gene encoding chloride channel protein 7, whose translation is MFEKMTNTDTPSNVNAIINGAIEIEDSFQSYTNEDTEQLLRPRNNFASYTNDDVHVRFRNTISDHGSLSTQNIMETIARNPRRQISGEITPGATNFLSTNYESLDYDPCENQLLKDEERKKGYKFVVKKNFARWFIFLLIGICTALIASFVDISIEELTHLKYGCLKTYMDQCVVENCLWLPYLLWLTLNLVPVLIGALLVSYIEPVAAGSGIPQVKCYLNGIKVPRVVRIKTLAVKIIGVICTVVGGLAGGKEGPMIHSGAVVAAGISQGKSTTFKKDFKIFQYFREDHEKRDFVSGGAASGVSAAFGAPIGGVLFSIEEGTSFFNQSLTWRTFFASMITTFTLNIVLSTYHGRPGDLSYPGLLNLGKFETIPYKIYEIPLFMIMGTIGGMLGALWNHINYKITCFRLRYIKRKSLKVVEALLIGVLSATMGFVMIYFLNDCKPLGQDPTKFPIQMFCREGEYNAVAALWFQTPESSVRSLFHDPKGSHNDITLAIFIILYFILAVFTFGLSMSSGLFIPSLLIGSAWGRLIGSGLSKLFPNSVALIPGKYALLGAAAQLGGVVRMTISLTAILIEATQGISFGLPVIIVLIMAKWVGDFFNEGIYEIHTQMAGVPILPWEAPPLSNNIYASEIMSHPVVTLKTVENVGHIVELLKCVTFNGFPVVDPPSSDETEIRSYGRFRGLILRSQLIVLLKHKVFNEDSEYLKKYYNIKLFRKEYPRYPTIEKISITDEEKTYTIDLRPFINPAPYTLQHSATLPRAFRLFRALGLRHLPVINDTNEVVGIVTRKDVARFRIWKHRGRMGLDELLITNKL
- the LOC117225944 gene encoding uncharacterized protein LOC117225944, whose translation is MYISLYEYYFLLVLVLLPIYLFFKLWSWLGWQLFVNN